GGAACATAGGACTTAGAAGTACTAAACTCTCAAAAAATGGAATGAGAATCCTCTAATGAGAGACTAACAGACAATCTATTAGGAGAAGCCTTATCAATAGCAGTAGCAGCAAATGAACTTGCACGTGAAACATAATTTCGGGGTTAATTGACCTTCCGATGAGTTGCTTACGTCATAGTCGAACCAACACCACAGCCGATAGGGATACAACGTCCCAGGCATGTTGTCGACccatttcttttcaattcatCTTGTTCTTACAAGCAAGTTAAAGCATGTACAAAAGCAATCACCTAGACAACAATCAAGCAGTTAGGAAAACACATCACATAATACACTACTTTCATTATGCGTAGGTACATTTACATGGCCTTTTTCTATGGGCACTCCCTTATTTATATTATCCTTTTATCCGAGTAGGCCAGGGGattcctatctcctctagcatGGCCACGGCTCCAAAATTGGTATGCCTGTCGCCATGTAATTTACCCTAAAGGTTGATCACCATTCGGTTAGGCATGGACCCACTAGTGAACTCGAATGGTCCATTGAAGCCTCGGAGTAACCTTGTGAGATTGCCATCAAACCACGCATACCATGCTACATAGCGATGAGGAACCCAGTCGTCCAAGCCTTCTTCGATCCATGCGATGGAATTATTACAATAAATTACGTCATTCTCTACATCAACCATATTGATGACGGACACATCCAAGGACATCGGTAAGTCGTAAGGGGATGAGACATCCATATCTACAAGTCTAAAAAATAACAAAGTTAGTCGAAGGCTCAGTAAGTGAAATCATGAATCCTCAAATAGGAGGACATCTTGTCGTCGAGCCTAGCATGTGAACATCATTCACACTAGTACATAGATGGCAGATCAAAAGCAATACTATTGCAGTAACTTGATTATATACATATGAACAATTTCAGCTTACTGTCAATGCACAAACTACCTTCAGCTTACCAAACAACATAGGAACATGCAAAAAGAATTTTGTTTTATAACCATCTCATATGGTTATTCCTATACTTTTAGGGGCTCCCAATTTCAAGTTAGGCATCCAACATCAATTGGGCATCCCATCCCATACTTTTAGGGACTTCTAGCTTCAAGCTAAACATCTGGCATCAATAGGGCATCACACACCTAGCAACATCCTGAAACTTTCGACTCATGCTCCTCCCGTTCCCCTTACAGAGCATCACCTTCTCTTGGTAGCATCCTGAAACTCTTCCGGAGGCATCCCATTGATGTGGGAGCATTTTGTTCTCACTAACAGGCCATCGTCACCGTAATGGCAACggtttttatatttcctttatGTGACCACACATTATGCATCACACAAGccgattcatttttttttaaatcttagcCGATGTAAGCAAGGCCCATGGGCGTGCTTATGGTTGTGTATGTGTGTGGCATGACCTATAACATCATAACTACAATATTATGCCTAGTGCAGCACGTGACTCACAACTTAAACCGACATGCCTTAATGTCGATCCAAAGTAGAGCGAGACTCATCCATGACCTGGGGCGCGATTTGCATTATAAATGCAAAGACATAAGCAAACCATACAAAACAATCATCAACATGCACACAACTAAGCTTGAATGAGAACACAACGAAGCCCGAACCTCATAGCTCATCGCCCTAGTTGAAGGTTAAGGATTCCACTAACAATTGATGAAACGACAACAGGTGGTAGAGAGGTGCCCGAGTGGTGAGGGGTGAGCGGGCAAGTGAGGggtcaatgagagagagagagagagagagagagagagagagagagatggcaagGCAGTGGAAATGAAAGGTGGTGTTCTATCGATAAACTTACCATCATTTAATGACCCTAGTGGCTCAAATGGTTTTCTTCAAGTGGCATAGCTAGATTGAAATGGTGGCACTCTAATTTTTCCAAGGAAATGATTAGGAACATGTGGTCCAATTGGCTTTTCCCATATGGCCTAGCTAAAATGatgttgtgacatcctaaagtTCTATGAAATGATTAAAGACATGTGGTATTCTCCTCATTGGTTTACTTATGCCAATGAGTCATCATGTAATCATGGACAAACCTTCTTCTTGCCACCTAGGATGATGAATCATTCTTTCATTAAATGCATACATTAATTGCTTAACATTTGGTCATCATTGGCTTTGAATTATGCCACTTATTTCTTACCACCTAAGTTGATGATTCACCCTCTCATTAAATGCCTACATTAATTGTCTAAGATTTGGTTATCATTGACTTTGGATTCTGCAATTTATTTCTCGCCACCTTAGTTGATGATTCACCCTCTCATTTATTGGCTAACATCCGAGGAACATTATGTAAGCCTGAGGGGGAAGTCGATGTAAGCGCCGACATCATCGAGTGAGAGTTTCTCACCTCATCTATAGTTGACTACATGATTTGGATCAAGGTTTGTGGGTGGGCATGGCTAGATCCATGGTCGAGACTAGCCGAGCACTGGCTTGAGCAGCTGAGTCGCATGGATCgggtgtgacatcttgaattttcaatactattttcaattgaataaatcgaacctttcatcgacgcgtttatagtgctattcttagaatcgatcactcgtgagataactagaccatctgaggaagtcattaagagattttgatgcaatggacttgaaaattcgactagaagtcgactgctcgaccatgctagtctgcaagggtcattacagcattgtcaaaatcgatcagagattagggataggtcaattcgactgaAATGTGTTATCAAagtgtaggtgattccacctaattacaaaattctcgtcgatcggcacttgaccgattttctatcgtttttggtaccctatgcctgtaattgaaatattgagattttcacgatcatcgagagttgccaatgtgtcgaagtgATATATTGTGGCTCGAATAAAATCAACCActggtcatttgcactaaaaatctctaaaaactacccggtagcctaggtcacactaaaaacgcgccgaatgaaaattaaccgttaattcaagtccgatttcagaaattgaagattctgtcatgtcatgatctattttaggaacgtggactcatcctccgaaaatttttcggagatcccgagatttttacggaaaatggaTTCGGACGTCGCGAAAAataacggaaattcggatgtgccaaattaaaggaaatttggacttctaaGCTAAGCTTTCGAGTGTTTGGAACATAcagaaaattgttcgggatttttctttgacaaaattggacgttgatttgggaaatttcatgaaaaaattgaaaccaaaaTTTAGAAATTCGGAGCTTTGGTTGGTGAGTGAAATTTTGGCCTCAAATTGGATTGATTATGGAAAATCTAATACAAGAAAGTAATATGGGAGACAAAGCAATTAATTAGATGGATAAATTCTTGACTTTTTGCACCGTCCATGGCTTCTCCATCTCGATCAGCCAACTGCCTCCCGTGctgtccctctctttctttgctACCTTATCTTCTCCATTACTCGGTTTCGATTTCATTTGTTTCTGCTTcgctttcttttccctctcgcCCGAACCGAACTGCTTTGCCCCTCTGCAGCTGCTCCACCGCTTCTTTTCCCTGCTCCCCACCGAAGAAATCCCCACCAGCTCGTGTCTTCTGCCCAGCTGCCAGCACGTCCACGAAGAATTTTCCCCACTCACGTGCTGCCGCTCCCCACCGACTTCTGCTCTCCAATTGACGTAGCTGCTTCGTCGAAGATCAGTCGTCCACTGAAATTCAACGCCTGCAGCAGCTCCGTGTTCGCTGCTCCCTCGTCCAGCAAATTGGTTGAAACAAACTCCAGCTGACCACCCCTCTCCACGCCAACAGCCCGCACCTCCATCCTCCTTGCTGCCATCTGTCTAATGTTCAGCCTCCATGGGTCAAAGTTCTTCAAGCAAGTTGTGGGGTTGACCACACGAAGCCGTCATCCACCGAAGCCGCGCGCCGCTTGTTTGCTTCTCCCTCACACTTGGTCAACTTGACCGAAGAAGCACCGTCCCAACGTCTTCGGTTTCTGCCTAGCTTGCTGCCACTCGcccatttcttttgttcttggatCAGCACGCCAGCAACTGCTCAAAGACCCCACCACAGCCATTCACGTGTTCTTCACGTCCACGAGCCCAGCAAAGTGACGTTCAGCCATCGTGAAGCCCACAGATCCAACAATTCGGCCCAAGTGAACTTCAGTCCAGCAGCCCAGTTTTTTTAGGCCCGCTTCAGCTTGGTCCATTTAAGTTACAACCCATTTTCAGTCTTGAAGTTCAGCCCAACATTGGCCCAAGAATTCAACAGTCCAAGCCTGCGATtttgaggcccaagcccaagtctaAGCCTAGAAAtttctgtgggcttgcaagACCTGTTGGGCCCGGCCCGAGTGTTTGCCGATGCCGCCGAAAATTCGGAATTCGGCCGCCATCGCGTCGCCGTCACGGTGATCCGGTCTCCGCTTtcaatcaagtgagttttggtcactaatgctttcttagtttgctaatgatgcttaagggttgattagatttaattaagtacaattagatggttagattagtttagagtaatttaattagtgacttaatgatgcatgttatgtggttgattagtgtaattagcaaacCGAGACGTACTCCTATTTATTGAATACATCTTGGGGTTTTTCCCGATCCGTTCTGGCGTCCAATTAGGcaatacgggcctaaattggatttttagtatttatttattaactttcaaaattatttaattaagtaattattttccggaaattaggcagAGATAGCTaacgaccggaattttatgctgattgtcgtggcgtggtccatttatttaattgagctttattttgtgcagaattgaattatttgtgaatttgggaATTATTCCTGAATTAATTAATgatggttattaattgaaaaataaccgagCATCAATTGATAAtgcaaaaaaatattgttaGTGCACTATTGAAAATAtaggagttatggaaaggaaaatattatattttggctaaggccaaccgtgtgcccacgcacgatattttatctGGTATGATAAAAGATAAGAAGAAATTATGTGTGGCGTGACTCGGCGATTATTATATCGCTTTGGCATATAggatgccttagagaatgcacgtaaattgttgaatatatatatcatgCATGTGTGGCGATAATtaatcatgcctgtgtggcgataattaATCGTGCTTGTGTGGCGTAGATTGTGCCTGTGTGGTCTTATTTCCGTGTGTCAAGTATCGTGCCCGTGTGGCCAAAAGTAATTGGAATGCCTGAAAGAGAATACACTTAATTGGCTTATATCGGCTCGGTGATTAAATATAACACCACGGTGAAATCGACGCCCGATAGCATGCACATAAAGTGTTTATTGTACATCActttggtgaaaacggcgccttagaAAATATGTGGGATGGGTGATTGGTACATTGTCTTGGCGAAATCAGCGCCTGAGGGAAAATACGTGGTTCGCTGACTAGGTATTATACTGGAAATTATATAGTATGGTTGGGAGTGACCAAGAAATGATCCGACTGATATGTAATTAACtaagtcgatttgatcgatgtttcGATCCGTGATATTATGATGGGTGCCTATGTGAACTATGCTAATTTGTAGGTgaaatctgaggccaaggtaagtcctctaaccaGGGTGTGCATAGATAGCTCAGATAGCGTATTGGTTTATTAAtcgagttttagagggtagaactcgctaagacgtggtctcaatgattattgtataaccatttcaagaCCCTGATGAGGAGTCTGAGGAGGAAAACCTTGATGTGAAACCTGAGggctctttttttaattaattaattatttatgaatttaaatcaaattaattaaaaataaaaatatttatttaatatttaacatGTCAGaatgtgtcgaaattctctactttttgagaaataacgtgtcgcgtgtcgtgtcgtgtcgtgtcgcgtgtcgcgtgtcggtgctacatagggAACAAGTGACggcaaaattttgaaatctaGCTATTCTGAATGTTGTAATATTAACGTGAAAACTTATATGAAACAATAGacaataaatgatataaaatatttacataattCAATCCGAATATTGATGCTTACCTCCATAGAGAGAATTAGCAATAAAAATGCACTATAATATGAGAATCAAAGTTACAATCGCTCTGAATGTTTACACACTTAAATTGAGTCTAACCTCCAagagtgtttataaataaatgccTCAATTGTATATAAAACACATGACACAAATCACTAGGGTGTTCGAGCCCAAGCAAAGGCTCTACGTGTCAAGAAACTTTTTGTGCGTTTCCTTTTGCTCTTCCCTTCGTGCGGCTCCCAAAAACAAGAGCTGCTGTACGGCCTCCAAAGATCAGGAATATATATCCTTCTTCAAGGTCAAAACCCTCGTGCCCCAAAGACCACGGAGCATCAACTTCCCTAATATAATTATATACTTATTTTCTGACACGCATGCTGGACTCCACAAGCTAATGTTTATTAAATAAAGAATGTGGGGGTAACAATCGAAGTCGATCGAACTTAATAAGAAAAATTCCATATGTGATTTCTCGTAGGAAACTCAAGCGAGGCTAATAGGAATTTATTTCCTATTTCCACCAACCAAATTCCATCGACCATCGCAACTTTTCGAGTTAACACTCGGTCAGAGTTGTTCGCAAAAGCAACCTCAAGACAATTTAATACTAGGAGCAATGTGTCTAGTTGTTATGTTGGTTTGTACAGCAGAAAATTGACATCGCCATGGCTATCGTACTGTTGCAACCATCACCTCGTAAAGACTCAATAGCCGTGAACAATAATGGCTTGATATCAAGTTGAGAGTAATAAAGTGAAAGAGAGACATTGAATTTTCCGTATATTTCGATATACATTGAAGAATAATACATGAGCTTATTTCTAAGCTTTACATTGGAACGCTTTGGCGGGTCCCACCTTTGACTATTTGAGTAAGGTAGGACTGGTAGGTCCGCTCACTAAGGAGCTACCACCCACTTCACCGCTTCATTCACCTCACTCCAGTTGTTCTCTATTCCCCTCTTTACTCCTCCCTACTCTATCTATAGTAATGGGTCCATAATATACAAATAGAGAAAGTGGCACTCCTTCCTCTGCTCTTCATTCAATTCCTATTTATGGAAGATTCGTTTGAAAATTCAATTCCTATCATCTCTAGATAAGATGATTCAGCACCcaaaaaactaacaaaaaggGCCCCAAACTAAAGGAATTAGAGCTTTATCAATTCTACCTAATCTACTGTTGACCACGGACTAACTCAAGTACCAAGACCAACTATACTCTTCTTTCGACAACCAATGCAATGGCTGCTTCTTCTTTGTCCCTCTCGGGAAGTAAAGCGGCCAATCGCATTTATCTTCTCTTTGATAGCAGCTATCTTTCTAGATGAAAACAATCGCACATTGCAGCCAAATACCAAATTTTGATCGGTCTCTTATTTAGTTTATGAGGTCAGTGGAGCTCTTCATAGATGGGGTTCTTGCTCCTTACATAACGTACTCCCTTATTAGTCGTCATTACAACCCCGTCTCATCGTTGTGCACGTCCCTCATAGCATGGTGCATCGACGCACCGGCCTCTGCCGTGCTGCCCTTGGTGCGTGGCTTCACAAACCCTCCGAGGTGCAATCTGTTCATCGAGAGCCGCCACATGagggacggcgacggcggggttGGGAGCGTGCGTGACATTgcggagatcttgggattgccgGTCTTGATGAGCGTGCGGAGATTGGAGGTCCTCGACGACAACGAGAGGTGCGTGCCGAGCTTTAGGATGATTTGATCGGCTCCGCGACTACCGCTCGGTGACATGGGTGAATGAGGTGATGacagaatgaagaagaaaggaaggtcGGGACTTTGTATTTGGGAGTCTTATGTTTTGCAAATCCACGAAGGAAACACTGGTGAAGATACCAAGTCGTTCGCTCACTCTATATTGAAGCGGAACTTGCGAAAGCTTGATGAAAGAGTTACGGCTTCTTGGAATAAAGAGAGAATGGAGGAGAACAGGCATGATGGTGATGAGAAGCGTAGATGAAAAGCGGGGCGGTTAGATTTAGGCCGTTCTTTTAGCAAAATTCTCGGTCCGCTACGTGTCTTTTAAGTAGGCTAGGGAGCGGTTCCGTACGTCGGCGCCTCGcttatcaaaagcaaaaaaaccGTCGCCGCTCAAGAAAAGCTCTCGCTTTCTCGTCACTCGCTGCGGTGATGCCCGCGATTGAAACGGCCTGGCTGCCCGAGGCGACGGCGGCCGTGACGGAGATCGAGATCGAttccggccgccgccgccatcaTCATCACCCCCTCGACCCTCGCGGCCCCGCTGGATCGTCATCGTCTGGACAAGGTACCGTCTCTGTTTGCACGGACGCTTTTTCTTGAACGTGGGTGTCTCCATCTTTGTCTTGTCCGtgcgtgaaaattgaaaa
This Eucalyptus grandis isolate ANBG69807.140 chromosome 7, ASM1654582v1, whole genome shotgun sequence DNA region includes the following protein-coding sequences:
- the LOC108960871 gene encoding abscisic acid receptor PYL2-like yields the protein MRSVELFIDGVLAPYITYSLISRHYNPVSSLCTSLIAWCIDAPASAVLPLVRGFTNPPRCNLFIESRHMRDGDGGVGSVRDIAEILGLPVLMSVRRLEVLDDNERMKKKGRSGLCIWESYVLQIHEGNTGEDTKSFAHSILKRNLRKLDERVTASWNKERMEENRHDGDEKRR